In the bacterium genome, CGCGGGCAAGGACGTAAGTTTAAAAGTCGATGGAAAACCTTATCAAACACCGGTTTTCCTGGACCGCGGCGAGCATCACCTGGTTTCCGATAAGGTGTTGCAGCGTGTTACTATTCTCGCGACAAAGTAACCTATGAAAAAACGAATCCTGATTTTGTGCACCGGCAATTCTGCGCGTAGCCAAATAGCCGAAGGTTTGTTTCGGGCAAAGGCGTCTGACCGTGTGGAAGTCCAGAGTGCAGGCACTAAACCCAAAGGTCTGAATCCTCTTGCAGTTCAAGTCATGAATGAAATTGGAATCGATATCAGTCATCACAGATCAAAAGACGTTGCCGAGTTTGAAAACGAGAAATTCGATCTCGTTCTTACAGTTTGCGACAATGCAAAGGAGAGTTGCCCGGTCTTTCCCGGAGCCAGGACCATACACTGGAGTACTCAAGACCCGGAGGACATTGATTCCTTCCGCGAGGTTCGCGACACATTCAACAAGAAGATCGAGCACTTCCTAAAAGAGTTTTTTAGCAGGCAACGGAACAGATAAAACGCATCGGCTTGAGATCAGGTGGTACCCAGGTACTTCTCGCTTCGGCCGACATCACGAGCTCCCGGGTATAGAATTCAAACAAATATTCTTTTCTAGTTAAGTTCTCGTTATGAGAAATGAATTCTTCGAAGGTTTCCGCAGTTGTTATTTCGATCGCTTCAGCAACGCTGTATATCCAAAACAGAGTAATTGTCTCATGGTAAAGCCCGGTCGCGTTTTTGCTTGCAGCAAACGCCCTGATGCCTGAGGTAATTGCCTCTACAGCCTGCGGGTAACCTTGAGATGTTAAATAGATCCACGCCATTCGGATATGGTCTCTGTGTCTGAATTGCTCCAGCCGGCCCTGTTCAAAAGAAGCAATGAACTCCTGGTCTGACATGATTTTCAGCCCCATTTGTGATTTTGTTACCATGGTAATATAATAACATATTGAACCCGGTTGTTGTCAAGGTTAAAATGGTAGATTCCCATGAAAGTAAAGACTGAGGATCGCCTGGTTGTGGAAAGGGTCCAGACGGGATTAAGAATCGAAAAGAGGATGGTGAAGATCCTAAAGGCCCTGGCGGAATACTACGATATGACTCCCGGAGAGCTGCTGGAGGGA is a window encoding:
- a CDS encoding arsenate reductase ArsC, with the translated sequence MKKRILILCTGNSARSQIAEGLFRAKASDRVEVQSAGTKPKGLNPLAVQVMNEIGIDISHHRSKDVAEFENEKFDLVLTVCDNAKESCPVFPGARTIHWSTQDPEDIDSFREVRDTFNKKIEHFLKEFFSRQRNR